One window of the Labilibaculum sp. genome contains the following:
- a CDS encoding DUF5715 family protein: MTKRKLKPNVRKALLLAMLAAGIIPILFICKSLSPKGKTEAQVSVPVLTKDESRALRRYNNNYHLETARTKGLKNPLVSKAEFKENPDDFGDHYQLEEISDNQYYEIPHLTNSLPYLQEPAVEFLELLGERFCGQLEELGMRKYRFSVTSILRTLADQKSLRKSNVNATPNSSSHYYARTFDISQTRFFERGNSKPVYTYRLRNLLLRELIKMQDEGKCYVLLEGQTKCIHVTVR, encoded by the coding sequence ATGACGAAAAGAAAATTAAAACCCAATGTTCGTAAAGCACTGCTGCTTGCCATGCTGGCTGCAGGAATTATACCTATACTATTTATTTGTAAAAGCTTAAGCCCTAAAGGCAAAACCGAAGCCCAGGTCTCTGTTCCGGTGCTAACAAAAGATGAAAGCAGAGCACTGCGCCGCTATAATAATAATTATCATCTTGAAACAGCCCGAACCAAAGGCTTAAAAAACCCTTTGGTTTCAAAAGCTGAATTTAAGGAAAACCCGGATGATTTCGGCGATCATTATCAGCTCGAAGAAATAAGCGATAACCAATACTATGAAATACCCCATTTAACAAATTCACTACCTTACCTGCAGGAACCGGCTGTAGAATTTTTAGAGCTGCTTGGCGAAAGGTTTTGCGGCCAACTCGAAGAGTTGGGAATGCGAAAGTACCGGTTTTCAGTTACATCAATATTACGAACTTTGGCAGACCAAAAATCGCTGCGCAAAAGCAATGTAAACGCTACGCCAAATAGTTCCTCGCATTATTATGCCCGAACCTTTGATATATCGCAGACACGTTTTTTTGAGAGAGGTAACAGCAAGCCTGTTTATACCTACCGCCTCCGAAATTTATTACTGCGCGAATTAATTAAAATGCAGGATGAAGGTAAATGTTACGTTCTTTTAGAAGGTCAAACAAAATGCATTCATGTAACTGTACGGTAA
- the hemN gene encoding oxygen-independent coproporphyrinogen III oxidase, producing MDRELLIEKYNVPVPRYTSYPTVPFWGDQRPEAGDWLKVVKRTFDESNASKGISIYVHLPYCEKLCTYCACTKVITRNHGVEDQYIDALLQEWQIYLDTFQEQAIIRELHLGGGTPTFFNPENLKKLINGLKKNAKLHPKHEFSFEGHPNNTTREHLQALYDVGFRRVSFGVQDFDPEVQRVINRLQSFETVKEVTLAARAIGYHSVNFDLIYGLPKQKLSSVSDTFEKVAELKPDRIAYYSYAHVPWKTKGQRIFTDADIPDSAGKRALYDLGNEKLAELGYSDVGMDHFSLPHDELYIAREARRLHRNFMGYNTSHTELLIGLGASSISDAKYAYAQNVKLIKAYEEASMNGELDLEKGYFLSDEDVIVKRAILDITCRRELLFTDDLKAYLPKTIKEELQVLADEGIITADDEKLIVTDLGMIFLRNIARLFDNKLRYAKSGEDNMFSKAI from the coding sequence ATTGGCTAAAGGTGGTAAAAAGAACTTTTGATGAATCGAATGCTTCGAAAGGAATTAGCATTTACGTTCATTTGCCTTACTGCGAAAAACTTTGTACGTACTGTGCCTGCACAAAAGTGATTACGCGCAATCACGGGGTAGAAGATCAGTATATTGATGCTTTGCTTCAGGAATGGCAGATTTATCTGGATACTTTTCAGGAGCAGGCAATTATCCGGGAGCTTCATTTGGGAGGAGGAACGCCCACTTTTTTCAATCCTGAAAACCTGAAAAAGTTAATCAATGGCTTGAAAAAGAATGCAAAACTGCATCCCAAGCATGAATTTAGCTTCGAGGGACATCCGAATAATACCACCCGTGAGCATCTGCAGGCTTTGTACGACGTAGGATTTCGAAGAGTGAGTTTTGGAGTTCAGGATTTTGATCCGGAAGTACAAAGGGTAATTAACCGCCTGCAAAGTTTCGAAACCGTTAAGGAAGTAACCCTGGCGGCACGCGCGATTGGTTACCATTCGGTAAACTTCGATTTAATATACGGACTGCCTAAGCAGAAATTGAGTTCGGTGAGCGATACTTTCGAGAAGGTAGCAGAGCTGAAGCCCGACCGGATTGCTTACTATTCATACGCTCATGTACCATGGAAAACCAAAGGACAGCGCATTTTTACCGATGCCGATATTCCTGATAGTGCAGGGAAACGTGCTTTGTACGATTTAGGAAATGAGAAGCTGGCAGAATTGGGATACAGCGATGTTGGAATGGATCATTTCTCGCTGCCTCACGATGAATTATACATTGCCCGCGAAGCCAGGCGGCTGCACCGTAATTTTATGGGATACAACACTTCGCACACCGAATTGCTGATTGGTTTGGGCGCATCTTCTATTTCGGATGCAAAATATGCCTACGCACAAAATGTAAAGCTGATTAAGGCTTACGAAGAGGCTTCGATGAACGGTGAGCTTGATTTGGAAAAAGGCTACTTCCTAAGCGATGAGGATGTGATTGTGAAACGTGCGATATTGGATATTACCTGTCGGCGTGAATTGCTTTTTACCGATGATTTGAAAGCTTATCTGCCGAAAACGATCAAAGAGGAACTTCAGGTGTTAGCCGATGAAGGAATTATTACTGCAGATGATGAAAAATTGATCGTTACCGATTTGGGGATGATCTTTCTGAGAAATATAGCCAGGCTTTTCGATAACAAACTTCGATACGCAAAAAGCGGAGAAGACAACATGTTTTCGAAGGCTATTTAA
- a CDS encoding rhomboid family intramembrane serine protease — MNDIKIKLRHIYIPYLLIAIGTISIYSTLRWLLDFKLEILNLKQMALDYWIPIVFAFAPMIIWFRKNVRILNVNGKNENGYFLYQFIAVISIVIPTIIAQEYLKASASELHQIENINEISEAKKTDCYKISDIKVIKQYACLHRTSRTSGRHNDRLNFTNFFIVPIVDKTFNLDETNHQFWYGIKFTDGMSNHANDSEKDKRWKEFYNESIKDFEAYDYIDYEYLKVLGNSDDKDGYISAIKNRQPDIDKSEVVILEPVKEKFENRYGNKLTWIFGSFGIGAFVFLIMSLIPTVNKSELKRYLNKKPLKDDELKDIVKFLIPRGEHFTTAILVDLNLTFFILMVFSGLNIISPTPLELLDLGANRRLEVLNGEYWRLFTAMFLQGGLMHILMNLFGIGATCALIEPILGRWRTLIAYLVSGIGASLISIYWHENTISVGASGAIFGMMGVMIALLVTKADRGFSGLYYIILGLYGGVSLLFGFLGGIDNAAHIGGLLSGFVIGLLIILSDWKGITQANRIARPASNH; from the coding sequence ATGAACGATATAAAAATTAAACTGAGACATATTTATATTCCATACTTGTTGATTGCAATTGGAACGATTTCAATTTATTCGACATTGAGATGGTTATTAGACTTTAAACTTGAAATTCTCAATTTAAAGCAAATGGCTCTTGATTACTGGATTCCAATTGTTTTTGCATTTGCCCCAATGATAATCTGGTTTAGAAAAAATGTTCGGATTTTGAATGTTAATGGGAAAAATGAAAATGGATATTTTTTATATCAGTTCATAGCAGTTATTTCAATTGTTATCCCAACAATAATTGCCCAAGAATATTTAAAAGCATCTGCAAGTGAACTTCATCAAATTGAAAATATCAATGAAATATCAGAAGCAAAGAAAACGGATTGCTATAAAATCTCAGATATAAAAGTTATAAAGCAATATGCATGTCTTCATCGCACATCAAGAACAAGTGGTAGACACAATGATAGATTAAACTTCACAAATTTTTTTATTGTACCAATCGTCGATAAGACCTTTAATTTAGATGAAACTAATCATCAGTTTTGGTATGGAATAAAGTTTACGGACGGAATGAGTAATCATGCTAATGATTCTGAAAAAGATAAAAGGTGGAAAGAGTTCTATAATGAAAGCATAAAGGATTTTGAGGCATATGATTACATTGATTATGAATACTTGAAAGTGCTGGGAAATTCAGATGATAAAGACGGATATATTTCAGCAATTAAAAACAGACAGCCAGATATAGATAAATCAGAAGTAGTAATATTGGAACCTGTTAAGGAAAAATTTGAAAATAGATATGGTAACAAACTAACATGGATTTTTGGTTCATTTGGAATTGGTGCATTCGTTTTTCTTATAATGTCTTTAATTCCGACTGTGAATAAGTCTGAGTTGAAAAGATATCTAAATAAAAAGCCATTAAAAGATGATGAACTAAAGGATATCGTCAAGTTTTTAATTCCACGTGGTGAGCATTTTACTACTGCAATTCTTGTAGATTTAAATTTGACTTTTTTTATCTTAATGGTATTCTCTGGATTAAATATAATTTCTCCAACTCCACTAGAATTACTCGACCTTGGAGCTAATAGAAGGCTTGAAGTTTTAAATGGCGAATATTGGAGACTTTTTACAGCAATGTTTTTACAAGGTGGATTAATGCATATTCTGATGAATCTATTTGGAATCGGGGCAACTTGTGCTTTGATTGAACCGATTCTTGGAAGATGGAGAACATTAATAGCATATCTGGTTTCAGGTATCGGTGCAAGCTTGATTAGCATTTATTGGCATGAGAATACAATAAGTGTTGGTGCAAGTGGCGCAATTTTTGGAATGATGGGTGTAATGATTGCTTTATTAGTAACTAAGGCTGACAGAGGATTTAGTGGACTTTATTATATAATATTGGGACTATATGGTGGTGTGAGTTTGCTTTTTGGATTCTTAGGAGGAATTGATAATGCAGCCCATATTGGCGGACTTTTAAGTGGATTTGTAATAGGACTATTAATAATATTGTCTGACTGGAAAGGAATAACGCAAGCTAATCGAATAGCCCGCCCCGCTAGTAATCACTAG